One Chionomys nivalis chromosome 4, mChiNiv1.1, whole genome shotgun sequence genomic region harbors:
- the LOC130873354 gene encoding olfactory receptor 7G2-like gives MEPKNLTFVLQFLLLGFTDDPELQSLIFSLFLFIYLVTVLGNLLIILVISFESHLHTPMYFFLSNLSFNDICCSTVTVIKMLVNIRANDQSITYTACLTQLFSALVFAYFENFLLAVMAYDRYVAICYPLRYTIIMKPNLSVLLSLFSVFISVIGALMHTLMVQRLSFCTNLEIPHFFCELVQVIKLSCSDTLIDHIMLFVATCVLGGVPLCGIIYSYYHIVSTVLRIASLEGKCKAFSTCGTHLTVVSLFYGAGSMVCISSALSALPRNSAVASVMYSVFPQMINPFIYSLRNKDMKIAIRNLLISILSLE, from the coding sequence ATGGAGCCCAAAAACCTAACATTTGTGTTACAATTTCTTCTTCTGGGATTTACAGATGACCCAGAACTCCAGTCGCTCATCTTCAGCCTCTTCTTGTTCATATACTTGGTCACCGTCCTGGGAAACCTGCTCATAATTCTAGTTATAAGCTTTGAGTCCCACCTCCATAcgcccatgtacttcttcctctctAACTTGTCCTTTAATGACATCTGTTGCAGCACAGTCACAGTCATCAAGATGCTGGTGAACATCCGAGCCAATGATCAGAGCATCACCTACACAGCCTGCCTCACACAGCTCTTCTCTGCACTAGTTTTTGCATACTTTGAAAATTTTCTCCTTGCggtgatggcctatgaccgctatgtagcTATCTGTTACCCCTTGAGGTATACTATCATTATGAAACCTAACTTAAGTGTTCTGCTCTCACTGTTCTCTGTGTTCATTAGTGTTATTGGTGCCTTGATGCACACTTTGATGGTGCAGCGGCTGTCCTTCTGCACAAATCTGGAAATCCCCCACTTCTTCTGTGAACTTGTTCAGGTCATCAAGCTGTCCTGTTCTGACACCCTCATTGATCACATCATGCTCTTTGTTGCAACTTGTGTACTTGGTGGTGTTCCTCTTTGTGGAATCATTTATTCTTATTATCATATTGTGTCTACAGTCTTGAGAATAGCATCACTGGAGGGAAAGTGCAAAGCCTTTTCTACCTGTGGGACTCACTTGACAGTGGTTTCCTTATTTTATGGGGCTGGTTCTATGGTATGCATCAGCTCTGCACTGAGTGCCTTACCAAGAAACTCTGCAGTGGCTTCAGTGATGTATTCTGTGTTTCCTCAAATGATAAACCCCTTTATCTACAGTTTAAGAAACAAAGATATGAAAATTGCCATAAGAAATCTTTTAATTTCAATATTGTCACTTGAATAA